The Chloroflexota bacterium genome includes the window CGTTGACGGGTTCCGACTCGACGTGTTCAACGTGTTCTTCAAGGACCGCGACCTGACGTCCAATCCGCGGCACTTGAGGGGCGGGATACGGAGATGGGATCGACAGCGACACCTGCACAACAAGGACCAGCCGGAGCTGAACGAATTCCTGATGGAGTTTCGGTCCCTGCTCGACGCGGCCGCCGGTCGGATGAGCGTGGGAGAGCTCTTCTTCGGCGATCCGGCCGGCGCCGCGCGCTACGCCTCCCCGCGGCATCTCGTCTTTGACTTCCGGCTCAGTGAACCGGCGTGGCGGGCGGACGCGCTGGCGGCGGCCATCGACGAGCGCGAAGCGGCTTTCGGCCCGGATCGATGGCCCACGGTCGTGCTCTCCAATCACGATCAGCCCAGGCATGCGAGCCGGTTCTCGCGCGGACCGGAGCGCGACGCGGTGGCCAAGGCCGCAGCCGTGCTGTTGCTGACCCTGCGCGGGACTCCGTTCCTCTATTACGGCGAAGAGATCGGCCTTGGAAACGTGCGTGTGCCGCGCCGCGAGATCGTCGACCCGCCGGCTCGCCGCTACTGGCCACTCCCCGTCTGGCAGAACCGCGACGCATCCCGTGCGCCGCTGCCGTGGACCGCTGAGCGGCCCGCCCGAACCTGGATGCGGAGGACGCCCGACGCGGCCACCCGGAACGTGGAGCGTCAGGCCGCGAGTCCCGACTCGGTCCTGGCGTGCTATCGGCGGCTCATCTGGCTTCGGAAATCGTCACCGGCGCTCCAGACCGGGGGATTCGCGTGGGAGGTGCGTGGCCGGCTCGGCGTCCTGGCCTACTGGCGGACGGCTCCCGACGAGCGCCTGCTGGTGGCCATCAACACGCGGTCAACACCCGCCGCGGTTTCCGTGACCGACGGCGTCTGGGAGGTCCTGTTTTCCACATCTCCCGCCCGGGCCGGGCACACCGGGTCCGGGAAGGTGGAGCTGGATGCCTACGAAGCCGTCATCCTGCGACCGAATCCGGCTGACTGACCGATGACGACCGGGGTTCAGGTCGTCCGGGTGACCTTGCGGAGGTGGCGCGGAGCGTCGGGATCCAACCCCCGCGCGCGTGCCAGGTGCAGGGCATGGAGCTGGCATGGAACGATGCTGACGATCGGCATCAGCCACTCGGGGATACCGCCCGGGACGGCGAGCCACCGCGCGCCCGCCTCGCGCAACGCGCGCCGGTTGGACACGACCAGCAGGTCCGCCCCCAGCTTTCGCAACCGCCGCAGGACCGCGGCGATGTCCGCCGAGGCGGCGCCTCCCGAAACCACCGCAAATACCGGCAGGCCCGGCCCGGTCAGGGCGATCGGTCCATGCTGGAAGTCCGCCGCGGAGTAGGGCGCGGTCAGGACCTGGGTCAGCTCCTGGAGCTTGAGCGCCCACTCGCGCGCGGTCGCGTACTCGTAGCCGCGTCCAAGCACGACCGCGTGGCTGATCGAGCGCTGGGCGGCCGCCGCGCGTTCGGCATCCGCTTCCGCCTCGAGCGCGCGCCCCAGGGCCGCGGGGAGCCGGTCCATGGCAGCGCTATCGGCCTTATGCCCCAGCAGGGCGCTTGACAGCAGAGCAACGGCCGCCAGCTCGGCGGTGTAGGTCTTGGTCGCGGCAACCGCCCGCTCTGGGCCGGCGGCCAGGTCCACCATTTCATCGGCCGCCTGCGCCAGAGCAGAGCCCGGATCGTTGGTGATGGCAATCGTCGGCGCGCCCTGGGCGCGGGCCGCTTCGAGGATGCCCACGACGTCGGGCGAGGCGCCGGATTGGCTGATTCCCACCACGAGCGCGCGCCGGAAGCGCGGCGCCGTGCCGTACAGCGACAGCACCGACGGGGCGGCCAGCGCCACCGGCAGCCGGTGCCGGGTGCCGAGAACGTATTGGGCATAGACGGCCGCGTGGTCCGAGGTGCCACGGGCCGCGATCACGACCGAATCGATGGCTCGCCGGCGGAGGCGGGAAGCGAGCCTGGCCATTGGCAGGCGTTGCTGCTCCAGCAGCCGCGCGACGACCGCCGGTTGCTCGAGGATCTCGTCTCGCATTCCCATCGCCGACCGCCTCAGCCCGCCGCCCAGGCCGCCAGGCCATGGCCGGTCGGATGGAGCCCGGGGATCGCAGCCGGCAGCCGACCCCGGAATGGGAGATCACCCCACATGGCGCCGACCAGTGCGTCCAGCGAAGGCGGCAGGATCGAGTAGGTGCACACGTGGGTGGCGGCCGCCGGGTAGCGGGCCAGGTCCCACGGGACCCGGAGGGCGACGGTAACCACCGGAACGCCGCTGGTCAAAAACTCGTTCACCAGATCCACTTGCCCGCTGTCGAACCACGCGTTGATCGTCCCGACCACCACCAGCTCGTATTCGGCGGCCCGCTGCCGCAGGGCGGCGATCTCGGGCGGCGTTGGCGGCAGGCCGGTCACCACCTCGTCGACATGCGGGTGGCGGGATCGAATGGCGGCGGCCAGTCCCGGCGCCACGCTGGCCGAGGTGTCGGCCGGAGTCATGTTGGCCGGCTGTGGCATGACGGCCAGCACCCGACCATCGGCCGGGAGGCGCAGGGGCAGGAGTCCGGCATCGTTCCGGACCAGCGTCACCGACCGCTCGGCCACCTCGCGGGACAGGGCCACGTGCTCCGCGGAGCCCACGACCTCCAGATCCGGCTGGGCTGCCGACCTCAGCCAGTGGCGGAGCGCCAGGATGCGGTTCGTGCTGGCGGCCAGGACATCGGCGTCGAAGAGTTCACGCCGGGCCGCCAGGCGCAGCGCTTCCTCGGTCTGCTCGAGGCTCGACCGATCCGGCGCGCAGAGCAGCAGGTCGACCCCGGCCCGGAGGGCGGCGATCAGGTCCACGATCTGGGTCGCGCCCTGCGCCAGGGCGCGCATGTCGAGCGCGTCGCTGATGACCAGCCCGTCGAACCCGAGCTCATCGCGCAGCAGGTCGTGCATGACCGCCCGCGACACGGTGGCCGGCAGGGTCGGATTGTGGGTCAGGGCCGGGATCGCGAAGTGGCCCGACATCACGACCCGCACCCCGGCTTCGATGGCGGCGCGGAACGGCGCCAGCTCCACCGCGTCCAGCCGCGCCCGGTCGTGACCGATGGCGCCGAGCTGGTAGTGGGTGTCGACACCAACATCGCCCTTGCCGGGGAAGTGCTTGGCCGTGGCGGCCATCCCAGCGGCCTGCAGCCCGCGTACGGTCGCTGCCGCGAGGCGGGACACGGCCGCGGGATCGTCGCCGAACGACCGGATGCCGAGCCCGGGGCTGTCCGGGTTGGACGCGACGTCGCAATCAGGCGCGTAGTTCACGTTGACCCCCACCGCCCGCAGCTCGCGCCCAATGGCCTGGCCGACCCGTTCTGCGAGCTCCGGATCGCCGGTGGCGCCCAGCGCCATGTTGCCGGCGAACGGCGTCCCCTCGCCCAGCGCCATCAGCTGCCCGCCCTCCTGGTCCGCGGCCACGAGCAGCGGCGGGCCGGGCTGGCGCGCGGCCTGCAGCGCGTCGGTGAGCGTGCGCACCTGGCTCGCGTTCTCGACGTTCACGTGCCGGAACAGGGTCACCCCTGCCGCCGGCGCCGAAGCCAGCCGCTCGCTCATCCAGGGCGGGACCCCAAAGCCCTCGAACGCGAGCATCAGGCGACCCAGGATCGCGTCTTCAGCGGCGGTCCGGCCGACGCCGGTCGTCGAACCGGTCCCCGCCGGGTGTTGGGTCACGCCGGGATCACCCCTTGACGGATCCGGTCAGGATCCCGCGCACGAAGTAGCGCTGCAGGGCGAGGAAGACGATGAGCGGCACGACCATGGTCACGAATGCCGCGGCGGTGAGGATGTGCCACTGGTCGCCGCGGGTGCCGACCAACTCGTTCAGCCGGGCCGGCATCACCGCCACGTCGGAACTTACGCCCAGATAGACCAGGGCCACCAGCAGGTCATTCCAGACCCACAGGAACTGGAAGATGGCGAACGCGGCCAGGGCCGGGATGGAGAGCGGCAGGATCAGTCGCATGAACACGGTGAGGTGGGACGCCCCATCGATGAAGGCCGACTCCAGCAGGTCCTTGGGCAATTGGCTGATGAAGTTGTAGAGCAGGAAGATGGCCAGCGGCAGGCCGAAGCCGGTATGCGCGAGCCACACGCCGAGGAACGTTCCGTTCAGGTCCAGGTTCCCGTAGAGCCGCAGGATCGGGACCAGCGACATCTGAAGCGGGACCACCAGCAAGCCGACCACGATCGCGAACAGGACGGTGCGCCCGGGGAAGCGCATCCAGGCGAACGCGTAGGCCGCGAAGGCGGCGATGGTGATGGGGATGACGGTGGCCGGGACCGTGACGATGATCGAGTTGACGAACGCCTCGCCCATCCCTTCGGCCCCGAGGGTCGTGGCGTAGTTGGCCAGCGTCCACTGCTGGGCGGACTCGAACGGGTGCAGGACCGCGTCCCACCACCCGGTCTCGACAAGCGCATCCGAGTCGCGAAGCGACGAGATGAGGAGGCCGGCCGTCGGCAGCGACCAGAGGAAGACGATGAACACGATCGCCACGCGGACCCCGAGGTACCCCAGCCAGCGGCTCCCGGGGGACGGTCCGGCCTCGGTCAAAGTGGCGGGGAGTGCGCGCTCGGTCATGCGCCGATGCCCTGGCGGCGCAGGTTGCGGATGTTGATGATCATGATGGGGATCACCGCCAGGAACAGAATCACCGCCAACGCCGACGCGCGGCCCAGGTCCCGGAACAGGAACATCTCGTTGAACATCCGGTTGGCCACCACCTCCGTTTCAAAC containing:
- a CDS encoding glycoside hydrolase family 3 N-terminal domain-containing protein yields the protein MTQHPAGTGSTTGVGRTAAEDAILGRLMLAFEGFGVPPWMSERLASAPAAGVTLFRHVNVENASQVRTLTDALQAARQPGPPLLVAADQEGGQLMALGEGTPFAGNMALGATGDPELAERVGQAIGRELRAVGVNVNYAPDCDVASNPDSPGLGIRSFGDDPAAVSRLAAATVRGLQAAGMAATAKHFPGKGDVGVDTHYQLGAIGHDRARLDAVELAPFRAAIEAGVRVVMSGHFAIPALTHNPTLPATVSRAVMHDLLRDELGFDGLVISDALDMRALAQGATQIVDLIAALRAGVDLLLCAPDRSSLEQTEEALRLAARRELFDADVLAASTNRILALRHWLRSAAQPDLEVVGSAEHVALSREVAERSVTLVRNDAGLLPLRLPADGRVLAVMPQPANMTPADTSASVAPGLAAAIRSRHPHVDEVVTGLPPTPPEIAALRQRAAEYELVVVGTINAWFDSGQVDLVNEFLTSGVPVVTVALRVPWDLARYPAAATHVCTYSILPPSLDALVGAMWGDLPFRGRLPAAIPGLHPTGHGLAAWAAG
- a CDS encoding SIS domain-containing protein, giving the protein MGMRDEILEQPAVVARLLEQQRLPMARLASRLRRRAIDSVVIAARGTSDHAAVYAQYVLGTRHRLPVALAAPSVLSLYGTAPRFRRALVVGISQSGASPDVVGILEAARAQGAPTIAITNDPGSALAQAADEMVDLAAGPERAVAATKTYTAELAAVALLSSALLGHKADSAAMDRLPAALGRALEAEADAERAAAAQRSISHAVVLGRGYEYATAREWALKLQELTQVLTAPYSAADFQHGPIALTGPGLPVFAVVSGGAASADIAAVLRRLRKLGADLLVVSNRRALREAGARWLAVPGGIPEWLMPIVSIVPCQLHALHLARARGLDPDAPRHLRKVTRTT
- a CDS encoding carbohydrate ABC transporter permease — translated: MTERALPATLTEAGPSPGSRWLGYLGVRVAIVFIVFLWSLPTAGLLISSLRDSDALVETGWWDAVLHPFESAQQWTLANYATTLGAEGMGEAFVNSIIVTVPATVIPITIAAFAAYAFAWMRFPGRTVLFAIVVGLLVVPLQMSLVPILRLYGNLDLNGTFLGVWLAHTGFGLPLAIFLLYNFISQLPKDLLESAFIDGASHLTVFMRLILPLSIPALAAFAIFQFLWVWNDLLVALVYLGVSSDVAVMPARLNELVGTRGDQWHILTAAAFVTMVVPLIVFLALQRYFVRGILTGSVKG
- a CDS encoding alpha-amylase family glycosyl hydrolase gives rise to the protein MNPDWWQRGVVYQLYLRSFADSDGDGVGDLPGVIDHLDHLNDGTPASLGVDAILLSPMYPSPGFDVGYDVSDYRAIDPAFGTMHDFTSLLDAAHRRGTAVIVDLVMNHTSHLHPWFVASRESRTGPYADWYLWRDPIRRGWRGRRRPPNNWVSFFGGRAWTWDPGRGQYYLHTFLPQQPDLNWRSPDVRAAMLDMVGFWLNLGVDGFRLDVFNVFFKDRDLTSNPRHLRGGIRRWDRQRHLHNKDQPELNEFLMEFRSLLDAAAGRMSVGELFFGDPAGAARYASPRHLVFDFRLSEPAWRADALAAAIDEREAAFGPDRWPTVVLSNHDQPRHASRFSRGPERDAVAKAAAVLLLTLRGTPFLYYGEEIGLGNVRVPRREIVDPPARRYWPLPVWQNRDASRAPLPWTAERPARTWMRRTPDAATRNVERQAASPDSVLACYRRLIWLRKSSPALQTGGFAWEVRGRLGVLAYWRTAPDERLLVAINTRSTPAAVSVTDGVWEVLFSTSPARAGHTGSGKVELDAYEAVILRPNPAD